CTCTTTTGAATTTTGCTACATTTAGCAAATTGGCTTCAATGTAGCTTTTGATGACAAGCTAACACTAACAATTGTCACAAAATTTAGTGTTTTAGTGGAAATTAAGGACATGCGgggtaatttttttaatgcatgtttagatttatgataaatataacaaaattacgATGTAACacagtaattttaataaaaactacatttttgaagTTTGAACAAAATTGCAATGTTACCATTGTGAAATTTACTTAGGAAATTGTACTTATGGTtacattttctttttacaaCATTAGTACATTAGTGTTCACTATGGCTATAAGGATTCAAGGAAGGGCACTTAAACTATTGCTATGATGTTGTGAAAATATTGTCAAAGGAAATTTGTGGTATAATTTTGGTTTTGGTAATTGCACCCTGTTTTTCAACCCACGAGCAAAAAGAAACAGGGTAAATgcctttttatatatatagtttaatttatGAAAAGGGGCGTTTGAAAATCACAAAATCATGATCTTTTTCCTCGGTTCCTGTGCTAAAAGTTAAAAGATTCACTTTtaagtgaataaaaaaaatgaacaaatattaatacatacctaattgaattattatagtaatttttttatataaaaattattatagtaaatttagaaaattatgtATATTAATTCTTATAACaccatttattttcttttatgatagGGATCACCAATTgttatatatacatttttttttcttccatattATAAGAATCTAGTAGTACCTAgaataaacaaatttatttttctttgtctAACCATGGATGACGAGGGTTCATCTACCCAATTTTAATGGTAGAATATGCCATTTTTTTTCCTCTAATAATAACACTATGTCATTAGAATATGCCATTTTTGTTTGGGGTCTATTACTTGAGATTTATTTTTTGAGGCTACTTGAGAATTAATTAACTACATAAATTTTACTATGAACAtaagttgataaataaattagtataaAATTGAAAACGGAACTGTGAAAAATACAGAAGGTAGTAAAAGACAgaagaaaaatacaaagaaGTGGGACCCTATTGACGATTGATTCTCGTTACAGCAGTTACTAGGTCACGATTCCTACAATTATTGTAGACTGTAACACACACACATGCACATATTAACACCTCACCTTAATTAGCATTTTACATTtacttgtaaaaaatattttaagtctAAGGATGAATATGTTACATGCttcaaatgaaattgaaattaaaattgaaattgaaatgtaATGCAGGCATTTGAAGCGACTTGGGCAGCTACATGTAAGGTAGAGGCATCAACAATGGTGGTTCCAGCAGATTACGTGTTCTATGTGGGCCCAATTTCGTTCTCGGGCCCATATTGTAAGCCCAACATTGTTTTTCAGGTAACACAACAACCAAAACTTTAATGTAGCAACAGTAATATATTGGTATTTTATATAAACAATAGGAAGAAAAGAACAAGACTAGGTAGGTAACACGTGAAAACAATAACACCGCATCCCAATATTCACAAATCACAAAGCTAATAGCcaaaaaagacaaaaacatGAGCCTGTCTTTTTCGCCAGTTTAGAAAATTACATAACATAGAATAGGTAGTGTATTTTGTCCTCTTTATGATGTTTTAACCACCACTTTCTTTTTTTACTAGTCAAAAAGCATATTATAAACtactaatttaaatatattaatatttaattgcaTTTTAGATCCATATAAATCACAATTATGCAATTTTGATTCTTGTGTTCCAATTGCATGAATTAGACCTGTTGCTATCTCAATTGTTCCAAtcaaatttttctttctttaattatGTATTACGATTGTATAATTTTGGCCTGATATTTTTATTGCGCAAATTTTctttcttaataaaataaaaaatttatataattttgtaaaaaataaagaattaaaatgattattaaataaaaaaataaagaattaaataaaagataaattactaAAGTCCTATTTagatctaaaatatttttaggatGCCCTTGTATaggaattaaattaaatcatataaatatatgtgaCTGTTACTTTCGGTTATTTGGTACTGTAGCAAGTAGAAAAAACGGTTGAGTTGTAATTTTAGGGTAACTAAAAAGTGGTATTGTGTCAGCTTGATGGTACAATTATTGCTCCAACAAACCCAAACGCTTGGAGTGGAGTTATGCTACAGTGGATAGAATTCACAAAATTAGATGGAATTACCATTCAAGGAAATGGTGTCATTGATGGAAGAGGTTCAATTTGGTGGCAAGATTTCCCATATGATAATCCAATAGATGATGAAGAAAAGCTTATAGTTCCTTTAAATCATACTCAAACACCTCCACTTCcggtaattaattttttaattgctatgattttgttaattattaccTCAAATTACACTAGTAgtttgtattatttatttatttatttatttatttatttatttatgcattTGTAATAATAGGTACAAAATGAGATGGGAAGAAAAATGCCAAGTAACAAGCCAACTGTGAGAACTATACTCAGAAACTCAGCAATTAATTAATACTCTCTTCGGGCATTTATTATAAGAGATAATTgagttaaaatttaatcaacaaaaaaatctatatttgatttataatatgAATCAGTTTTATTGACTAAATTTTACGAGTCTCTTATGAAAAAGTCGAATGGagtattaattttgattcatgtttatataattaatgttaATTTGGATTCATGTTAATAAGgtcttttaataaaatgattgtATAGGCACTACGATTTTATGGAAGCTATGGTCCAACAGTCACGGGCATAACAATTCAAAATAGTCCTCAGTGTCATCTAAAGTTTGACAATTGTAATGGGGTCCTAGTTCATGATGTGAGCATTTCATCTCCTGGTGACAGCCCTAACACTGATGGAATTCACCTTCAGAattccaaagatgtcttgattcacaGCAGCAAGTTAGCATGTGGTAACTTTTCAATTCGTCACAAGTATCTATTGTACATTTCCATCATCATTAAAATTAATGCTggtaaaaaattcataactaattTGAGGATAAAAGAACAAAAGGGTGAAGCCTCTTGCATTACAATTTAGGGGTATTATTGTAATTTGGAGTGTAGTATTTATATATAGTTGCAATtaattgaaagaaattaaaacaattcTTTTGCACTAAGATGTAGATACAATTAATCGAACTCGTAATTAAACATCGTCTGTTCTCTATTTGTATCTTTTGTATCTCAATACTTTCGAACGATGATATTTGTCTCAACAATAGCCTTACATTAGATTGATATGTCGTGCTGAGTGCTCTTGGTGGTCCTAATCATTAGTCATTTGTTATTGCTGCATAAAACAATTTATATCATAGTGTAATGTCAtgaaaaattaatgtaaaaattaaaataaaaaacagaagaaaaaaattggaaaGACTAATGTTATGGGTTACATGACAGGTGTCAATTCTAAAACCCATGATGCATCATCCAATGTTATCCTAATGTGTATTCCCAAACATAAAACtcttttgttgtaattttttccACTATTATTGCTTCACCAGAAAATGAAGCttcttatttttgttgttaCTCACCAACTATTTAATTGAGGCCCAACTTAGCAGAACATAGGAAACATATGTagactaataaaaaattataactacaATGATGTAGACTAATAGAGTTAAATTAAGTAGTTTATGTTGGTAATTAAGTGTTGTTTTGAATTTAAAGTTTTGAACTATGAAATGCAGGAGATGATTGTATATCTATACAAACTGGATGCTCAAATGTGTATGTACACAATGTCAATTGTGGGCCAGGACATGGAATTAGCATTGGAAGTTTAGGAAAGGATAACACCAGAGCTTGTGTCTCAAACATTACTGTTAGAGATGTCAACATACACAACTCAATGAATGGTGTCAGAATCAAAACATGGCAGGTAAATGTGCATTCATTATAATGGTTATAAAGATTATTAAGTTCTAGGTTACAAtataaaagcaaaaaataattgtttcacTAGCTACAATGTCCTCAATGAAAGATTGAAAGTCAATTTTCaagctaaatatatatattgtcaaACGGAAGACTATTTTGAGGGATTTTGGATTACATTTCTTAGCCGTCCAATCAAgatttgataatttaaattttaaagtaggttttataaagataatagatatcaattaaattatatatacttAGTAAAACATTCCAGATATGATGATTGAATCCCAAATAAGTTCAATTTCTCACAAAAGTTGAATAAAATTTATGCAGGGTGGATCAGGGTCAGTTCAAGGGGTACTATTCTCAAACGTACAAGTTTCAGAAGTTCAACTTCCAATTGTGATAGACCAATTCTACTGTGACAAAAGAACATGCACAAACCACACATCAGCAGTGGCACTAGCAGGAATCAACTACGAAAGAATAAAAGGAACATACACAGTTAAACCGGTACACTTTGCATGCAGTGATAGTTTGCCTTGTGTAGATGTTTCTTTAACCACTGTTGAGTTAAAACCTATTCAAGAAAAGTACCATCTAGATGATCCATTCTGTTGGCAGACTTTTGGTGAGTTGAGAACTCCAACTGTTCCTCCAATCGGTTGTTTACAGATCGGGAAGCCATCCAATAACCGGATTCAAACCGATCACGATATATGTTGAAttttctataaacaaaattcGCATATTCGAGAAAAGCCTAGTCCCACATTGCCAAAGATATGGTCTTATAGTGGTTACAGCTTCACTTACGAGTCAGTTTTGTGGGAATGAGTTAAACGCAGAATCTAAGAGTTATGCATTTCTTATAAGGTgcatttagatttagatttgTAATTGTGTTAGATAAGAGCATGTATATTCCAAGAGTCCTAGTTTTATAGGGATTTTTCTTCATCATGAGAATATTATATAGTACTGTTACTTACTAGCCCTGCTTTCAGCAAGAGGCCAAGAGTATATATAATTGTGATAAAATGAAGCCTTGTAGCTGAAGAAAATTTCATGTGTGTgacataatattattattattatcatatcTTTTCATAAGAAATTATTGTGCCAGTGCCGTGAATCCCTCAAACCACGCTAATTAAGAGA
This region of Cicer arietinum cultivar CDC Frontier isolate Library 1 chromosome 8, Cicar.CDCFrontier_v2.0, whole genome shotgun sequence genomic DNA includes:
- the LOC101495607 gene encoding polygalacturonase At1g48100-like encodes the protein MSGLSLKGFTYMLLIAFLIWSSNFKCCIARRGKHWRQSISFSSSLYKKKGKSYSYGNDHKKNHHNGGSNSKPKSPPTHKSVPQLPNSPPPYKSIPISPPISKPKYSPSTPPPKAYSIIFNVLDYGAKGDGNTDDTKAFEATWAATCKVEASTMVVPADYVFYVGPISFSGPYCKPNIVFQLDGTIIAPTNPNAWSGVMLQWIEFTKLDGITIQGNGVIDGRGSIWWQDFPYDNPIDDEEKLIVPLNHTQTPPLPVQNEMGRKMPSNKPTALRFYGSYGPTVTGITIQNSPQCHLKFDNCNGVLVHDVSISSPGDSPNTDGIHLQNSKDVLIHSSKLACGDDCISIQTGCSNVYVHNVNCGPGHGISIGSLGKDNTRACVSNITVRDVNIHNSMNGVRIKTWQGGSGSVQGVLFSNVQVSEVQLPIVIDQFYCDKRTCTNHTSAVALAGINYERIKGTYTVKPVHFACSDSLPCVDVSLTTVELKPIQEKYHLDDPFCWQTFGELRTPTVPPIGCLQIGKPSNNRIQTDHDIC